The DNA window CTCGAGACGCCGGGCCCGTCGTCCCCGCTGGTCGAGCTCGACGACGTGGTGCGACGCGCCTCGTCTGCTCCCGCCGAGGCGTCGAGCTGCCGGCCGCTCCGTACCTCTCTCTTCGAGGGCTACGCGGAGGCCGCATACCGGGTCGGGTGGCTCGCTCCTTCCAAGGGCCAGGCGTCGAGCGGGTATCCGCCCGCCGTCGACGAGGATGCGCTCTACAGCCGCGGCCTCGGCGCGATGTACTACGCCTGTGCGTACTGCTCGTACGGTTCCTATCGCTACTTCGGGGGCCTGGAGGGCACGAGCTACGGACACTTCGGACCCGGCGGTCCCTGGCTCGCGGCGGTTCGCCCCGGGGGGCGCGTCCGCGTCGCGATCTCGTACGACGCGGCCGGCCGCATGGTTCGCGAGGAGGCGACGACGCAGCCGGCGACCACCGCCGAGGGCGGGGAGAGCCCGCGACACATCGTTCGTCGCCGCGCCTTGCAGGCGGGGCGGGTGATCAGCGACCGCATCGAGGTCCCGGGCGAGGATGGATCGACGTACGTGCGCGAACTCTCCTTCGTGTACGACCGGAGCGGGCAGCTCAACGCGCGCGAGTTGCGCCACGACGATCAGGTGCTGGAGCGCCAGACCTGGCGGTACGACGAGACCGGTCAGGCCAGCGAGCACACGCTCGCCGGGCAGATCGGGGCGGCCGGCCGCTTCGTTCAGAGGCCGGGGGTGGTGCCGCCGGACCTCGCCGACCCCGTGCCGGAAGGCAGCCTCTATCGCCGGCACGATGCGGGTACGGGTCTGCTCGTGCGCGAGTGGTCGGCGCGAGCCTCAGCCCCCGGCGAGGAGCTCGGACTCCAGACCTTTCGCTACGACGGACAAGGCCGCGCGACGGAGACGATCTCCGGCGCGGGCTCCGAGGCGAGGCGGCAAATCGTGGCCTACGACGAGGCAGGCCGAGAGGTCCTGCGTGGCGTGCGGCGCGACCTCGCCCAGGGATGGGACTCGCTCCTTCTGACGACCTACAACGGAACGGGCCTGCCCACGCGCATCGAGAGCACCTACCGCGGCTACGGGGGCACTTCGCGCACCTCGGTCGAAACCCGCAGCTACGCCTGCGGCGACTGAGCCCGAATGCGCCGCCGGGACCGACACGGAGGCGTGCGGCCCCGGCTGGTCCTGCTAGGGGGTGTCCCTAATCCGCCCAGGTAGGCCGCTTGATCCCCGTCTTAGCGGGCTGCTTCGCCGGCGTCGGCTCCTTGGCCGCTGGAGGATCGGGCGTCTTCGCGGCGGGAGGCTCGGGCGCCTTCGCTGCGGGCGGCTCGGGCGCCTTGGCCGCGGGCTTGTCCTTGCCCGGCTCGTCGGCCTTGCTCCCGCTCCCCACGACGGGCCCGTCGGGCACGTGCTCTCCGCTGCCCGGGCCCTTGCCCTCCCCGGCGGGCGCGGGCTTGTCGGCGCCGCTCCCGGGAGCCTTCGGCTCGTCCGCCGACGCTGGCTGCCCCGCTACAGGCTGCGCCGCGGCAGCGCTCCCCCGCGCGGGACGACCCGTCGCCGGGGTTTTCAGCGTCGCTCGCCCCGTGGGTCGCGCCCGCGCCGCAGCCCCCGCTTCTCGCTCACCCGCCACGGGGGCCGAAGGCACGGCTTCGGGAGACGACGCGCGCGCAGGCGGCGCCCCTTCGGCGGTCCCGGCGGCCGTCCCCGTCGCGGGCGGCTTGCTCGCGGGCAGCGGAGTGAGCCCCGACGAGATCTTCACCGTGCCATCCTGCCCCGCGCCGTGGATCTGCGCCTCGGTGACCCGCACGACCGTATCCAGGTGCCCGGCGAGCTTCAGCGTGACAACGGGTTGCCCCGCGCCGTCCCGTCCGCCCGGAACATCCACGGCGGTGGGCGTCGTCTTCCCCGTGTCTCGCCCGTCCACGAACACCGTCGCACCCGGCGGGTTCGTGGCGATGGAGAGTCGCAGCGGCGCCTCCACGGCCGGTCGATCTCCGCCGCCGCGCCCGAGCACGATCGCCAGAGCGACCGCGCCCGCCGCCACGGCCGCCGCCGCGCCGAAGACCCAGCTCGGCACCCGCCTCTTCGGCGGCTCGTACTCGAGGTCGAGGAGCGCGGGCCGCACCCGTTCCGTCGCGGTGGGCTGAAGCGGCGCGTCCATCGCGGGCTCGAAAGAAGGCGCGGGCGGCGCGTCCCGGTAGTCCTCCTCGAAGCGTCCCAGCTCGGCGTGGCGATCGTCCGCCGCCGGCTCGGCCAGCGCGGTCGCGACGGCCTCGCCGAGGGTCGCGTTCTCCGCGAGAAGCGCCTCCTCGCCCGTGGACACCGGAGCCAGGTCCGAGAGCTCGAGCGGGACCGTCTGCAAGGCGGGCAACGCGGACAACGCCGCCTGCGGCGCCGCCTCGCCGTGCGATCCCCGCGCCTCCTCGGCGTCGATTCCCGCCGACGGGTCCACCATCGTGGCCGGCTCTCCGACCTTCACCTCTTCGGAGGGGCGCCGCGTCTCGACCTCGCCCGCCGCGCTCGCCGAGTCGGGGAGGGGCGTCACCGAGACCACCGGCGTCGGGGAATCCGCGCGGAAGCCTGTCGGCGTCGGATCGTTCCAGCCGTCGTCCATCTCCCGCAGCGCCGCCGCCGCCTCGAAGACCTCTTCGCTCGCGGGGGTCCCCGGGATGAGCGTGTTCGCGGAATAGAGGCTCGGCACCAGCGCCTCGGGCACGTTGTTGCCACGCACGATGGTCTGCGCGGGCGCGGTGCTCCGGCGCGCTCGATGCGGCGCCTCGACCGCCGGAGGCGACCCGCTCGGCGGAACCTGCGTCTTCAGCAGGTCCAGGCCCTCGCGCATGTTCAAGGTCGTCGGCTGCGCGTCGAGTCCGCCCCCATCGCTCGTCGTGCGGTGCGCCTGGTCCACGACGCGCGCACGCATCCCCCCCTGGTCGTTACCGGTCACGATGACCTGCACCCGCCCCTGTTGCGGCTCGGGCGGCAGCGGCGTCACGGCGCGCAGAGCAGGTCGCACCGGTCGGGTCGAATCGTCGCCGTACTGCCCCGTGGGCGTGCGGGCGATCGCCCGCCCTCGCAGGGCCTTGGCGAAGTCCTGCACGCTCGGGTAGCGGTGGACGGGCTCCGGATGGAGCGCCCGTGCGATGGCCGCGGCGAAGTGCGGCGACGCGGCCGTCAGCCGGTCCACCAGCATCTCGGGCTCGACGTCCCGGTCCATCGAGTTGAAGGGCGGCGTCCCCGTCACCATCTCCATCGCGAGGAGCGCGAGCGAATACGTGTCGCTGCGACCGTCGAACGCGTACCCGCGGCTGTGCTCGGGGGAGATGTACCTCGGGTCGGGGGCGACCCGCCCGTCGCGATTGCCGAGCTGCACCTGAATCAGGCGCCCCGTCTCCAGCCCGAAGAGCTTGACCAGATCCCGGTCCCGCCGGCGCTGGAGCACCACGTTGCGCGGGCGCAGATCGCCGTGGGCGAGCCCCGCCGCGTGCGCCTCGCCGAGCGCGTCGGCGAGCTGCGAAACCACCGCCGCCGCGCGGGCCTCGGAGAAACGTCCCTCCAGCGCCAGCACTCCGTCGAGGGGATCCCCCTCCACGAGCTCCATGGCGACGAAGATCCGCCCCTCCTGGGTAAGGCCGATGTCGCTCAAGCGCACCACGCTCGGGCTCCCCATCTGGGCCACGAGCGTCGCGTCCTGCCGGAGCCGCCGCGAGAGCGAGCCGTCCTCGCAGATCTCCCGGTGGAAGACCTTGACCACGAGCGAGTGGTCGAGCCCCACGTGTCGCGCGTGGTAGATGGTCCCCGTGCGCCCCACGGCGATGCGGTCGAGCACCTCGTAGCGCTCGAGGATGACCCAGCCGATGAGAGGGTCGTGGTCGACGGCGACCGCGGTGCCGTCCTCGGGACAATAGATGGCGCTGTCGGGGACTCGCTTGTGACAGCGAGGGCAGATCCTCATCCCTGCCCCGGGAGACGTGCGGCCGCCGTGCATGTGCTGGAGCTCCTCGAGCGATGGACCACGTCGAATTGTACCACGACGACCCCGCGGAAAATCCCCCTTGTCCGGACCAGGCGGACGGGCCGGCTGGCCGGTCCACCCACCCGCGCGCACATCCTCGCTCCTACGGCCGAGGCCCGGCTGCGGGCGCGTCAGAAGAGGTCGTAGCAGACCGTGGGCCGACGCCGCTCCACGCGCGCCTCGACGGCCAGCGCTCCGCGCGCCACCGTGAGCTCCTCCCAGGGCCGCCCGATGAGCTGGAGCCCCACCGGCAGCCCGGCTCCGTCGTAACCCACCGGCACGCTCGCCGCGGGAAGCCCCGCCAGGTTCGCCGGGAAGGTGTAGGCCGTAAGCGCCTCGGTCACGGCGTCGTCGCTCTCGCCGCAGAGCTCGGCGTCGGGCCGGATGACGGGCGCGGTGCACGCCGTCGTCGGGGTCGCAATGAGATCGACCTCCTCGTGGGCCCGCGCGAAGCTGGCCGCGATGAGAGAGCGCAGGCGCTGCGCGCGCACATAGTCCACCGCCAGCACCTGCGACGCGAGCCCGAGGAGCAACCGCAGGTCGGAACCGAGCTCCTCACGGTGCGCGAGCCGGTTCTCGTACTGCGAGGAGGCCATCTCCACGCCGATCGTCACGTACCCGACCGGCGAGACCCACTCCAGATACTCGATGCCGATCTCCTTCACCGTGGCTCCGGCGGCCTCCAGGTGGGCGACGCCCCGGCGCGCGGCCTCCTGCACCGTCGGCGTGGCCTTGGCCCACCAGCTCGAGCAGATCCCCACGCGCAGCCCCTCCACTCCCCGATCCAGCCCGTCGAGCGTGAAGGGAGGCTGGCCCCAGGTGTTCGAGTCCCCCTCGTCCGGCCCCGCGATCACGGACAGTGCGAGCGCGGCATCGGCGACGGTGGCCGCGAGCGGGCCCACGTGCGCCAG is part of the Deltaproteobacteria bacterium genome and encodes:
- a CDS encoding amidase: MAPWRTAAEFQAAYRTGETTPTRVAERVLEAVAASEARRPAMRIFIAQARGDLLAQARAATERWARGEPLSPLDGVPVAVKDEFDQLGYPTTVGTRFLGGAPVTTEATPVARLRAAGALLIGKANMHECGLGATGINPHHGAARNPYAPEHITGGSSSGPGAAVAAGLCPIALGADAGGSIRIPAALCGVTGLKPTFGRVSEVGAAPLVWSLAHVGPLAATVADAALALSVIAGPDEGDSNTWGQPPFTLDGLDRGVEGLRVGICSSWWAKATPTVQEAARRGVAHLEAAGATVKEIGIEYLEWVSPVGYVTIGVEMASSQYENRLAHREELGSDLRLLLGLASQVLAVDYVRAQRLRSLIAASFARAHEEVDLIATPTTACTAPVIRPDAELCGESDDAVTEALTAYTFPANLAGLPAASVPVGYDGAGLPVGLQLIGRPWEELTVARGALAVEARVERRRPTVCYDLF
- a CDS encoding protein kinase, whose protein sequence is MRICPRCHKRVPDSAIYCPEDGTAVAVDHDPLIGWVILERYEVLDRIAVGRTGTIYHARHVGLDHSLVVKVFHREICEDGSLSRRLRQDATLVAQMGSPSVVRLSDIGLTQEGRIFVAMELVEGDPLDGVLALEGRFSEARAAAVVSQLADALGEAHAAGLAHGDLRPRNVVLQRRRDRDLVKLFGLETGRLIQVQLGNRDGRVAPDPRYISPEHSRGYAFDGRSDTYSLALLAMEMVTGTPPFNSMDRDVEPEMLVDRLTAASPHFAAAIARALHPEPVHRYPSVQDFAKALRGRAIARTPTGQYGDDSTRPVRPALRAVTPLPPEPQQGRVQVIVTGNDQGGMRARVVDQAHRTTSDGGGLDAQPTTLNMREGLDLLKTQVPPSGSPPAVEAPHRARRSTAPAQTIVRGNNVPEALVPSLYSANTLIPGTPASEEVFEAAAALREMDDGWNDPTPTGFRADSPTPVVSVTPLPDSASAAGEVETRRPSEEVKVGEPATMVDPSAGIDAEEARGSHGEAAPQAALSALPALQTVPLELSDLAPVSTGEEALLAENATLGEAVATALAEPAADDRHAELGRFEEDYRDAPPAPSFEPAMDAPLQPTATERVRPALLDLEYEPPKRRVPSWVFGAAAAVAAGAVALAIVLGRGGGDRPAVEAPLRLSIATNPPGATVFVDGRDTGKTTPTAVDVPGGRDGAGQPVVTLKLAGHLDTVVRVTEAQIHGAGQDGTVKISSGLTPLPASKPPATGTAAGTAEGAPPARASSPEAVPSAPVAGEREAGAAARARPTGRATLKTPATGRPARGSAAAAQPVAGQPASADEPKAPGSGADKPAPAGEGKGPGSGEHVPDGPVVGSGSKADEPGKDKPAAKAPEPPAAKAPEPPAAKTPDPPAAKEPTPAKQPAKTGIKRPTWAD